The Labrus bergylta chromosome 15, fLabBer1.1, whole genome shotgun sequence genome includes a region encoding these proteins:
- the LOC109994180 gene encoding disheveled-associated activator of morphogenesis 1 isoform X4, protein MAPRKRGGGNRGGGLSFIFCCFNSNDHPEITYRLREDFALQAMEPSLPMPGYDELDDMFSELVDELDLTEKHREAMFALPAEKKWQIYCSKKKEQEENKSATSWPEYYIDQLNSMAARKTLLALEKEDEEERNKTIESLKTALRTQPMRFVTRFIDLDGLTCILNFLKSMDYETTESQIHTSLIGCIKALMNNSQGRAHVLSHSESINIIAQSLATENIKTKVAVLEIMGAVCLVPGGHKKILEAMLHYQRFACERTRFQTLINDLDRSTGRYRDEVNLKTAIMSFINAVLSQGAGETSLEFRIHLRYEFLMLGIQPVIDKLRSHENSTLDRHLDYFEMLRNDDELALSKRFESVHIDTKSASQVFDLIRKKMNHTDAYPHFMSVLHHCLLMPHKRSGNTVQYWLLLDRIVQQMVLQNDKGHDPDVTPLENFNVKNVVRMLVNENEVKQWKEQAEKMRKEHHELQQKFDKKERECDAKTQEKEDMMQTLNKMKEKLEKESTEHKNVKQQVAELSARLHELSTRQAAVVPGGPPLLPGPPGGPVPPPPMPAFGGMVPPPPPPPGGMMPPPPPPPPPPGGPPPPPGRAPIGGIPPPPGAPLGPSLKMKNIPQPANALKSFNWSKLAENKLEGTVWMEVDDAKVFKILDLEDIEKTFSAYQRQQKEADDDTLSSKKVKELSVIDGRRAQNCNILLSRLKLSNEEIKRAILTMDEQEDLPKDMLEQLLKFIPEKSDVDLLEEHKHELDRMAKPDRFLYEMSRINHYQQRLQSLYFKKKFAERIAEMKPKVEALTKASKEILHSRNLKQLLEVVLAFGNFMNKGQRGNAYGFKVSSLNKIADTKSSIDKNITLLHYLITILEKKYPKVLMFQEDLQSISVAAKVNMTELEKDINNLRSSLKSVESELEYQKKRPQELGDKFVSVVSQFITVASFSFSDVEDSLTEARELFLRAVKHFGEDASKMQPDEFFGIFDQFLQSFAEAQQENENMRKRKEEEERRAKMEAQLKEQREKERKARKAKANGEDDGGEFDDLVSALRSGEVFDKDLSKMKRNRKRFNSQNTDSTRERPITKLNF, encoded by the exons ATGGCTCCTCGGAAACGTGGCGGTGGCAACCGGGGTGGAGGCCTCTCCTTCATCTTCTGCTGTTTTAACAGCAATGATCACCCGGAGATCACCTACAGGCTGCGTGAGGACTTTGCCCTGCAGGCCATGGAGCCATCATTGCCGATGCCAGGGTACGATGAGCTGGACGACATGTTCTCTGAGTTGGTG GATGAGCTCGACCTTACCGAGAAGCACAGGGAGGCCATGTTCGCTCTGCCCGCAGAAAAGAAATGGCAGATCTACTGCAGCAAAAAGAAG gaacaagaagaaaacaaaagtgcaaCCAGTTGGCCAGAGTACTACATTGATCAGCTCAATTCAATGGCAGCT AGAAAGACGCTCCTCGCGCTGGagaaagaggacgaggaggagagaaacaaaaccaTAGAGAGCTTGAAGACCGCTCTGAGGACACAACCCATGAG GTTCGTTACTCGTTTTATCGACCTGGACGGCCTGACATGCATCCTAAACTTCCTGAAGAGCATGGACTACGAGACCACAGAGTCGCAGATCCAcacgtctctgattggctgcatcAAAGCTCTCATGAACAACTCACAGGGCCGCGCCCACgtcctctctcactctgagAGCATCAACATCATCGCTCAAAGCCTGGCCACAGAGAACATCAAGACCAAAGTTGCTGTGTTGGAGATCATGGGTGCTGTGTGTCTGGTCCCTGGTGGACACAAAAAGATCCTGGAGGCCATGCTGCATTACCAACGCTTCGCCTGCGAGAGGACGAGATTTCAG ACACTAATAAACGATTTGGACCGGAGTACGGGTCGATACAGAGATGAGGTCAACCTGAAAACAGCTATCATGTCCTTTATTAACGCTGTCCTGAGTCAAGGGGCCGGAGAG ACAAGTTTGGAATTCCGCATCCACCTCCGATATGAGTTTCTAATGCTGGGGATCCAACCTGTGATCGATAAGCTACGTTCTCATGAAAACTCTACATTAGACAG GCATTTGGACTATTTTGAGATGCTGCGAAACGACGATGAGCTGGCTTTGTCAAAGCGTTTTGAGTcg gTACATATAGACACCAAGAGTGCCAGCCAAGTTTTTGATCTCATCCGTAAGAAGATGAATCACACTGATGCATACCCGCACTTTATGTCCGTCCTGCATCACTGTCTCCTCATGCCAC ACAAGAGGAGCGGTAACACGGTGCAGTACTGGCTGCTGTTGGATCGTATCGTCCAGCAGATGGTTTTGCAGAACGACAAAGGTCACGACCCGGACGTCACACCACTGGAGAATTTTAACGTGAAGAACGTAGTCCGGAT GCTGGTGAATGAAAATGAGGTCAAGCAGTGGAAAGAGCAGGCAGAGAAGATGAGGAAAG AGCACCATGAGTTGCAGCAGAAGTTTGATAAGAAGGAGCGTGAATGTGATGCAAAGActcaggagaaggaggacatGATGCAGACGCTCAACAAGATGAAAGAGAAGCTGGAAAAGGAGAGCACCGAGCACAAGAATGTCAAACAGCAAGTGGCCGAACTCAGTGCCCGACTGCACGAACTCAGCACT CGACAAGCTGCTGTTGTTCCCGGAGGCCCTCCCCTCCTTCCAGGTCCTCCTGGTGGTCCTGTGCCTCCTCCACCCATGCCAGCCTTCGGAGGCATGGTCCCACCTCCACCGCCTCCTCCCGGAGGCATgatgcctcctcctcctcccccaccccctcctcccggtggtcctccacctcctcctggaCGCGCACCCATCGGCGGCATCCCTCCACCTCCAGGAGCACCCCTAGGACCCTCCCTGAAAATGAAGAACATTCCCCAGCCAGCCAATGCGCTCAAGTCCTTCAACTGGTCCAAGTTAGCTGAG AATAAACTGGAGGGCACCGTGTGGATGGAGGTTGATGATGCCAAGGTTTTCAAAATCCTGGACCTGGAGGACATAGAAAAGACCTTTTCAGCCTATCAGAGACAGCAG AAAGAGGCCGACGATGACACGCTGAGCtctaaaaaagtcaaagaactTTCCGTCATCGATGGCCGTCGAGCTCAAAACTGCAACATTCTGCTCTCACG gctgaagctCTCAAATGAGGAGATCAAGAGAGCCATACTAACCATGGACGAACAGGAGGATCTTCCCAAAGACATGCTGGAGCAG CTGCTGAAGTTTATCCCTGAGAAAAGCGATGTGGATCTTCTGGAGGAACACAAACATGAGCTCGACCGAATGGCAAAACCTGACCGCTTCCTCTATGAGATGAGCAG AATAAACCACTACCAGCAGAGGCTGCAGTCTCTCTACTTCAAAAAGAAGTTTGCAGAGAGGATAGCAGAGATGAAGCCCAAAGTAGAAG CTCTGACAAAGGCGTCCAAGGAGATTTTACACAGCAGAAACCTGAAGCAGCTGCTGGAGGTGGTGCTGGCCTTTGGAAACTTCATGAACAAGGGTCAGAGGGGGAACGCTTACGGCTTCAAGGTGTCCTCTCTCAACAAGATCGCTGATACCAAATCCAGTATTGACAA AAACATCACTCTCCTGCACTACCTGATCACCATCCTGGAGAAGAAATACCCCAAAGTCCTGATGTTCCAGGAGGACCTGCAGAGCATCTCAGTGGCAGCCAAAGTCAA CATGACTGAGCTGGAAAAAGATATCAACAACCTGCGAAGCAGCTTGAAAAGTGTAGAGAGT GAGCTAGAATACCAGAAGAAGCGACCGCAGGAACTGGGCGACAAGTTTGTGTCGGTGGTGAGTCAGTTCATCACCGTGGCCAGCTTcagcttttctgatgtggaggACTCTCTCACCGAGGCCCGGGAGCTT TTCCTCCGGGCAGTAAAGCACTTTGGCGAGGATGCCAGTAAGATGCAGCCAGATGAGTTCTTTGGCATCTTCGACCAGTTCTTGCAGTCATTCGCCGAAGCGCAGCAGGAGAACGAGAACATGCGGAAAcgcaaagaggaggaggagcgcaGGGCCAAAATGGAAGCTCAG ctgaaagagcagagggagaaggagCGAAAGGCCCGGAAAGCGAAGGCGAACGGGGAAGACGATGGCGGGGAGTTTGACGACCTGGTGTCGGCGCTGAGGTCAGGTGAAGTCTTTGACAAGGACTTGTCCAAGATGAAACGCAACCGCAAGCGCTTTAACAGCCAGAACACGGACTCAACCAGAGAGCGACCAATCACAAAGCTCAACTTCTAA